The following are from one region of the Streptomyces fradiae genome:
- a CDS encoding peptidoglycan-binding protein codes for MAAPLSADRFVAALRAEGVTVVEHDGWRNHNRNQVGTWGPVVGVMIHHTVSSGTANSVSLCYDGYAGLPGPLCHGVIAKDGSVHLVGSGRANHAGGGDPSVLKAVISETYGARPPVPREHQGSAGAVDGNSRFYGFECVNLGNGSDPWPAAQLDAIERVSAALCRAHGWGAKSVIGHSEWSDWKNDPRGFGMPGMRDRVQGRLGKAPAPRPTAPAKPAKPRYQPFPGTAFFKTTPSSPIITAMGRRLVAEGCARYQVGPSPRWSEADRQSYAAWQRKLGFSGSDADGWPGATSWNALKVPYTA; via the coding sequence ATGGCAGCCCCCCTCTCCGCGGACCGGTTCGTCGCCGCGCTCCGCGCCGAAGGCGTCACCGTCGTCGAGCACGACGGCTGGCGCAACCACAACCGCAACCAGGTCGGCACCTGGGGCCCGGTGGTCGGCGTGATGATCCACCACACCGTCTCCAGCGGCACCGCGAACAGCGTGTCCCTCTGCTACGACGGCTACGCCGGCCTGCCCGGCCCGCTGTGCCACGGCGTCATCGCCAAGGACGGCAGCGTGCACCTGGTCGGCTCCGGCCGCGCCAACCACGCCGGCGGCGGCGACCCGTCCGTGCTCAAGGCCGTGATCAGCGAGACGTACGGGGCGCGGCCGCCGGTGCCGCGCGAGCACCAGGGCAGCGCGGGCGCCGTCGACGGCAACTCCCGCTTCTACGGCTTCGAGTGCGTCAACCTCGGCAACGGCAGCGACCCGTGGCCGGCCGCCCAGCTCGACGCCATCGAGCGGGTGTCGGCGGCGCTCTGCCGCGCCCACGGCTGGGGCGCCAAGTCCGTGATCGGCCACTCCGAGTGGTCCGACTGGAAGAACGACCCGCGCGGCTTCGGCATGCCGGGCATGCGCGACCGGGTCCAGGGCCGCCTCGGCAAGGCCCCGGCGCCCCGCCCGACCGCCCCGGCGAAGCCGGCCAAGCCGCGCTACCAGCCCTTCCCGGGCACCGCCTTCTTCAAGACCACCCCGAGCTCCCCCATCATCACCGCGATGGGCCGCCGCCTGGTCGCCGAGGGCTGCGCCCGCTACCAGGTCGGCCCCAGCCCCCGCTGGTCCGAGGCCGACCGCCAGTCCTACGCCGCCTGGCAGCGCAAGCTCGGCTTCTCGGGCTCCGACGCCGACGGCTGGCCGGGCGCCACCTCCTGGAACGCGCTCAAGGTCCCGTACACCGCGTAA
- a CDS encoding ATP-binding protein, with amino-acid sequence MNIDPTQPWGVAIDYAGRAVVAEDGHTLTIRVHDNSLGYTLERDPVTGQYPPVYVSAELTERGTADVTLRGSGLVTVLGEGGLPVVPDPTAVQRAVAAALADFETRRVAYAALCAVWAPAPPEPTEPTEPAPAP; translated from the coding sequence ATGAACATCGATCCCACCCAGCCGTGGGGCGTGGCCATCGACTACGCGGGCCGCGCCGTCGTCGCCGAGGACGGCCACACCCTCACCATCCGCGTCCACGACAACAGCCTCGGCTACACCCTGGAGCGCGACCCGGTGACCGGGCAGTACCCGCCGGTGTACGTCTCCGCCGAGCTGACCGAGAGGGGCACGGCCGACGTCACGCTGCGCGGCTCCGGCCTCGTCACCGTCCTGGGCGAGGGCGGTCTGCCGGTCGTGCCCGATCCGACGGCCGTGCAGCGCGCGGTGGCCGCCGCGCTCGCCGACTTCGAGACCCGCCGCGTCGCGTACGCCGCGCTGTGCGCCGTCTGGGCCCCGGCCCCGCCGGAGCCGACCGAGCCGACGGAGCCGGCCCCCGCGCCGTAA